CTTTATGGATTTACAAGCTTTAGCCAGTTTAAACCTCACCTTATATTTATCAGCTCGTACAAAGCGTTTCACTCTCATGTACGTCCTGTGTGAGATAAACAAGAACAGTTTGTTTAACTTTAAATGTACACTACTACACAATGAATGTTTGGCAGAGACGTACGTTTTGATTTCCCCCGTGGAGAGTGCACTGGACAGCCACTGCATGTCTAACAGTTTGAAGGGAAGAAGGACGAGACGGACACCGGGGGAAAGATCGATGGCACTCTCCGGGTACATGAAATGATGGGTGGTCCGGTTCCCAACATCCATTTCATAACCCCGCATTACAGCTTTATTCATTCTGTGATAAAATGACATTTGACATAATATATGTGAGTAAAGGAAATTCTATAAGTCATACAAAAAGCAATGGCAAAATATGCAACGTACCGAATAACAGTTGAATGAGAATCTATCAAAGCTCCGTATTTGGACCCCAACAGATTTCCTGAGTTGCCGACAACTGCACATTTACGACACTGGTTTTGCCGAGGAGTTTCATCCATTGTTGGAGAGGAGATTACcttaaacatgttttctgaGACTTCCTTGAGTGCCCCATATGATGCCTGCAAAGactgtgaaacaaaaaataacagcCTCAGCAATTTAACACTATCAGATTAACTTCTTGAGAACATTTGCAAGCGCTGAAATAAAAATCCGACAAGGTAAGGCATGTATCCTCACAATGGCCTGTCTGCGTCTGGCGTTATTCTACTACAGTGCTGCTGTTGGCACGTTATGCAAAGCCTTAAAAATATAATCCAACGTGCCATGTGaatggaaatgtaacgcattTGAGGCATTCCAGTGTCAGGCTTATCTGAGAGCATGCTCTGTGTGCCATTGCCTGCAAAAGCCTGAAAGCCTTTAATTAGGCTAAATTAAACCCTACTGAAACACATACCTGGGCCGAATGGAGGTATATTCAGCCTGTTGGCCTTTTTGTACCCTTGTTCCCAAGGGAGAATGACTTTTTTGTTTAGGGAAACCAGATCATGAGTGCAGCTTGGGGGATCCACCGTGGTGGGGTTTCATGATGTTTGGCAGGCCAATGGGATGGTAGTAAGAGAATTTGAGAAGGCTTGGAATGAACACACCAGCTGTTGTCACTCCCTGATGTGTGTGTGGGCCAAAAAGGGGAAATGATATCTCCAGCTAAGATGATACTTCAGAAGCATGACAGACTGAGTGAGTGGTGACTAACAAACAAATCTATCAGCAAACACCTTTATAACTAAATAAAGGTAAGCTGATAAGATCATGTTGCGCAAATCTAACTAaggataaaatgttttgtttattcaaataattaGCTAATCCGTTTCCcttagcatttacatttcttcaCTTTTCGGCTTGTTAACATGCTGTTCATGAAAGCATGAGGCTGACCATATACACCACTGTGTCATAAGAAAAAGAATGAACAATATAAGATACACATCTGAGATTCAAAATGTTATTCCCTGAAAATAACTAAATGTTTTACAATTATGGaactttaaacttattttaagaAACTTTAATATTCAGTTATTCTAGGGCACTGATAAAAACATTGTGTGACAATGTTAACTTTGTTGTATAAGATGAGGTTTCACTACTTGTCTTCCACTGAAGCAAACTGTTCTTTGGAACTTTCTCATCGTGGTTTTCTCAAGTGGTTCCCACAACAATTTAATAACTTAACCTAATTTTGGGAATAAATGCATAAAGAGCATCACACATTTTTAGAAGAGATAGttaatttaaaggtgcagtgaactggccatttttattgttataaatatatatacttatgacgttcgcgtggtttttacattcgaaaacatcaaaatcaataagtaataggctattttctaccctggttttgaggtcTGCTGGAAAAACGCTCGGTTTTTTAAGGGCGGGctgcatagaagacttggaagtaaacgcccactgctatgataacagcttgcgtagttgacatAGTTGGaaccttctgtgaatttggttagacacgtaacgttacgtaatgtgattttactcaaatttccGACTTACagtatttcccggatgtgatggcaaggctttgcgtatagtttgtatagcctatagttgtatggtgtttagtgatatatgaccgtacatgtcagcatttaagacccgcgaaccggacaaaagatcaccgcgatcgcgggtctcaaatgttatagttttcatgataaacaaacaaacggtagactccccGCCAAAATGACcgagcaccagaaataatatcaaaacacttcaaaacagcccccattattcgcaaacggtggataaaaccttgaaaaatgatacatgagcccgccaaatcacagagatgccgattacaattattacaaatgactaggaggaccccaggtaatactaacagggcatatcaagcgatctctaacaaagcaatagtgacgcatggtacaaatatgttttactcacataagattgctgcgccattcctgtcggatccaatattgacggcacagcactgctttttaattttagtctctccgcaaagattCCTTAAAAATTCCTTGTACAAGGAATCCgtgttgaaatgaagcgaacaaacgctcaatgttttccccacgtgagctggaacgtctttaaaaatgaacttcaaccatgcattcctactgtcgcaatccgaaggaaggttatgcaacgactgtgttcttccacaaccaggcactgcacaatattttgcgatctttaacggcatgatgcttacactcgctctatcagTACTGTcgtgcgcgaaccagtgggcggggctagagaagtaggcgttgatattcttctgtggaggcggtgttcaacctacctaggtgcattccaggacctgccgttcgctgagcctcgtgtcaataacagttgttatttcagtaacaagggcgttttcaggtctgacacttacaggatgttcgcttgaatacgattccctcttatataacaaaagcttgtgttaaaattgtggtcctagttcactgcacctttaaaattCCATGATTCCATACGCGGAAGGATCTGGATTACCTACATGTTTAGGGTCGGACCGTTATTTCACTCCGGTGTATGTTACAATGTGGAGTAAAATAATTGGTTGCAACaattaacaaatattttaaattattttaaaagcatttcaaGCTaaattgttgttttctttctacAACAGGTTGCCAAATGGTTCATTAAGGCACTACTTCTGGCACGTGACTGTTCCGTTTCATCTAATCCCTATGCGTTTACTTGATTTATgcagattattaaaaaataaaggcgattatgtgttcatttttcttctttttttatgtgatatgaAGTTATGATAATCAAATTATAAATCTTagtttaaataacataaaacacataGAATTAATGATAAAACTTTAACTGAATTTGCTGtagttaaaaaaattacagattaaaacattttagttgAATGAACTATAAAACTACTTGAGCaaacatactttttaatgtTTGAGTCAAGTTTAGgcaaactaaaaaataacaattcaagtAACACTTTGGAGACAGAAATTGAGTGAACGTAAAATTTCTGTGGAACTAGCTACTCCtcaaaaatcttattttgtgttcaacaattacagaacaaagaaaattataaaaacatttttcctactatgcagtccaatggtggcaaagaactgtttggttacaagcattcttccaaataactttctctgtggtcatcagaacaaagaaatgtatacagatttggaataacttgaggatgaataaatgataacagaattttaatttttgggtgaattttaAATTTCCAGAAATTTTCTATAAATTTCTGTAaatctgctttgcaacaataaaAAGAATCAGATTTGGAAAACTTTTCACTAAAATTACAATGCAGATAATAAAATTTGTCCAAAAAGATCTATTAAATTAGAAACAAGCACAACTTCAAAGCAAAACTTCAATAGTGGTTTTAGAATTGTGTCTTTATTGAATTTCTTAAATGGCTCAAACTCACCAGCCACCACTTGAGTGACACCGGATCGATGTCCTTTTCCCTGCCGGTGAAGTAGGGTTGCTGTTGGTGGTCAAAGTGTTGAGCAAACCATTCTGACGCACCTGTGTCCGCTATACAAGACTCACAGCTACACAACTGAACTCGTCTTGACTCCAGAACAGGTAGCGTCTGATTCTTCATTTGTATCCTGCTAGTAGATAATATTGAAGGCATGATGCTGGTCTTCTGAATAGTGTGAACGGctatcattaaaaacaaaattgcaaCTAGCAAAGCGCCTATGTACAATTTTCTCATCATTATGGTTAAGGCAACGGTTGGCTGACGTTCGGCCAGGAGAAAAGAAGATGGTTTTGAAGAAACAGTGCAGTAGCAGGAGGTGTCTTTTGACTCCACCCAAATGGATTATGGTTTTATGGTCTATGGAAAACTGTTTTACAATGTAACATGGCTTCTAATGACAGGATCTGCAAACCAGGATCATC
This portion of the Triplophysa rosa linkage group LG20, Trosa_1v2, whole genome shotgun sequence genome encodes:
- the st3gal8 gene encoding ST3 beta-galactoside alpha-2,3-sialyltransferase 8, translated to MMRKLYIGALLVAILFLMIAVHTIQKTSIMPSILSTSRIQMKNQTLPVLESRRVQLCSCESCIADTGASEWFAQHFDHQQQPYFTGREKDIDPVSLKWWLSLQASYGALKEVSENMFKVISSPTMDETPRQNQCRKCAVVGNSGNLLGSKYGALIDSHSTVIRMNKAVMRGYEMDVGNRTTHHFMYPESAIDLSPGVRLVLLPFKLLDMQWLSSALSTGEIKTTYMRVKRFVRADKYKVIVVNPAFFKYVHDKWTEHHGRYPSTGIIALIFALHICDEVSVFGYGADKYGNWHHYWENNRNAGAFRKTGVHNADYETKIIQRLYAEGKIKLFR